From Methanobacterium congolense, one genomic window encodes:
- a CDS encoding DUF5518 domain-containing protein: MPKYSIETAIIISIVVYLILAFIGIKGIVQIIIMGFVATYLTKPEKTSYKIGAIATGILGTLFAFYSFFTGPDLPYQLPNALQLGLGVAADSFFTIIMAIIISIGIYVALGAIGGYIAEIFISDKKPKKQIPKKHRRDLNRIEYF; encoded by the coding sequence ATGCCCAAATATTCTATAGAAACCGCTATAATTATCAGCATAGTAGTGTACCTTATTCTAGCATTTATCGGAATCAAGGGAATAGTACAGATAATTATAATGGGTTTCGTGGCAACATACCTTACAAAACCTGAAAAAACCAGTTATAAAATTGGGGCAATAGCTACAGGTATCCTCGGAACCCTGTTTGCATTTTACAGTTTCTTCACAGGCCCAGATTTACCTTACCAACTTCCAAATGCACTTCAGCTTGGTTTAGGAGTGGCTGCAGACAGTTTCTTCACCATCATCATGGCCATCATTATTTCCATCGGTATATACGTTGCCTTAGGTGCAATTGGAGGATACATAGCAGAAATCTTCATTTCGGATAAAAAACCTAAAAAACAAATCCCAAAAAAACATAGAAGAGATCTTAATAGGATTGAGTACTTCTAA
- a CDS encoding FeoA family protein, with amino-acid sequence MISLTKLSVGENAVIEEIKGGINFKKRLESLNLREGKSIRKVSSAPFHGPVVIEVGGCKIAIGQGMASKIMVEAIHEDTLNG; translated from the coding sequence ATGATCTCACTTACAAAACTCTCAGTAGGCGAAAATGCAGTTATAGAAGAAATAAAAGGCGGAATTAATTTTAAAAAACGTCTCGAATCCTTAAATTTAAGGGAAGGTAAATCAATTCGTAAGGTATCCTCCGCACCCTTCCATGGGCCTGTTGTAATTGAGGTGGGCGGATGTAAAATAGCCATAGGCCAGGGCATGGCTTCAAAGATAATGGTGGAGGCCATCCATGAAGATACTCTTAATGGGTAA
- a CDS encoding ferrous iron transporter B, with protein sequence MKILLMGNPNVGKSVVFSRLTGVHVVSSNYPGTTVGYTKGKINVGKEEADMIDVPGTYSLTPSCQAEEVARDMFFDEKPDLVVNVLDSTNLERNLFLTLQILESGIPTVLVLNMWDAAKRKGVHINLEKLSKSLGVPVIPATAVTGEGINETVAKLNEFSGSMENYSSKIKSMKGDERWAFIGNLLKDVQRIEHRHPTVLERLEDASVHPVFGFIIAALVLYITLEVVVGLSNLMIEHIMDPFYYNYYGPFITNLISSWFPNSIIQSILVGTGYQDATSFGILTTGVYVEFAVVLPYILFFYFMLGVLEDFGYLPRLAVLIDSLMHKIGLHGYSIIPIILGFGCNFPAVMSTRILEGKREKFIAATLIAISVPCMAQTAVIIGLLGPYGLQYIAIVYGTLFLIYVFVGMLLNKLIKGESPEVFLEIPPYRIPHLNTLLKKTWFRVKSFVIEAVPFVFLGVLAINLLYIFGIMNVIVAALSPILSNLFGLPSDAIGALVMGLLRKDLATAMLAPLNLGINQLVVASTVLAVSFPCIATLVILLKELGIKDTLKTLALMLGMALVVGTVLHLILG encoded by the coding sequence ATGAAGATACTCTTAATGGGTAACCCCAACGTGGGTAAAAGTGTTGTATTTTCAAGACTCACAGGGGTTCATGTTGTTTCATCCAACTACCCTGGAACAACGGTTGGCTACACCAAGGGAAAAATAAATGTGGGTAAGGAAGAGGCAGACATGATAGATGTCCCAGGTACCTACTCACTCACACCATCGTGTCAGGCTGAAGAAGTTGCAAGGGACATGTTCTTTGATGAAAAACCTGATCTCGTTGTTAACGTTCTTGATTCAACCAACCTTGAGAGAAACCTGTTTTTGACACTGCAGATCCTTGAGTCTGGAATCCCAACTGTGCTGGTTCTCAACATGTGGGATGCAGCAAAGAGGAAAGGAGTTCATATAAATCTTGAAAAACTCTCCAAATCACTGGGAGTACCAGTTATACCTGCAACAGCAGTAACAGGTGAGGGAATAAATGAAACAGTCGCCAAATTAAATGAATTTTCAGGAAGTATGGAAAATTACAGCTCCAAGATCAAGTCCATGAAGGGTGATGAGAGATGGGCATTCATAGGTAACCTCCTGAAGGATGTTCAAAGAATAGAGCACAGACATCCAACCGTACTTGAAAGGCTGGAAGATGCATCGGTACATCCAGTTTTTGGATTTATCATTGCAGCATTGGTGCTATACATAACTCTGGAGGTTGTTGTGGGACTGAGCAACCTCATGATCGAGCACATCATGGATCCATTCTACTACAACTACTACGGACCTTTCATAACCAATCTCATCTCCTCATGGTTCCCAAACAGCATAATCCAATCAATCCTTGTGGGAACAGGATACCAAGATGCAACATCCTTCGGAATCTTAACAACTGGTGTATACGTGGAATTTGCAGTGGTACTTCCATACATACTGTTCTTCTATTTCATGCTTGGAGTCCTTGAGGATTTTGGATACCTACCAAGACTTGCAGTGCTCATAGACAGTTTGATGCATAAAATAGGGCTTCATGGCTACTCAATAATACCAATAATACTCGGATTTGGCTGTAACTTCCCAGCTGTCATGTCAACAAGGATACTCGAAGGTAAACGTGAAAAATTCATAGCAGCAACACTCATAGCAATTTCAGTACCATGCATGGCACAAACTGCAGTTATAATTGGTCTTTTAGGTCCATACGGTCTGCAGTATATTGCAATAGTTTACGGAACCCTGTTCCTCATATACGTCTTTGTTGGAATGCTCTTGAACAAACTCATCAAGGGTGAAAGTCCAGAGGTCTTCCTTGAAATACCACCCTACAGGATCCCACACCTGAACACCCTCCTGAAGAAGACGTGGTTCCGGGTTAAGAGCTTTGTTATTGAAGCCGTGCCATTCGTGTTCCTTGGAGTTCTTGCAATCAACCTCCTCTACATATTTGGCATAATGAACGTTATCGTTGCAGCACTCTCACCAATACTCTCAAACCTCTTCGGACTTCCAAGTGATGCAATAGGAGCCCTTGTAATGGGATTACTCCGAAAGGACCTTGCAACTGCAATGCTAGCACCCCTCAACCTTGGAATCAACCAGCTGGTTGTTGCATCAACAGTTCTTGCAGTGAGCTTTCCATGTATCGCAACCCTTGTTATCCTCCTGAAGGAACTTGGAATCAAGGACACCCTGAAAACTCTGGCACTCATGCTGGGAATGGCACTGGTTGTTGGAACAGTACTACACCTTATATTGGGCTAA
- a CDS encoding metal-dependent transcriptional regulator, whose product MSSSLKLTKSIEDYLEVMYNLQKNTGTIKVKDIASNLSVKPPSVVEAIKKLSESELVSYERYGDINLTKKGLEIAENVMHKHDILKNFLNILGVDLKTANEEACSMEHVLDSATINKLKKFAEFTNIYPDAPDFFEAFRYYEEHGKLPDD is encoded by the coding sequence ATGAGCAGTTCCCTGAAACTTACCAAGAGCATAGAAGATTATCTGGAGGTCATGTACAACCTTCAAAAGAACACTGGAACCATAAAAGTTAAAGATATTGCATCAAATCTTAGCGTTAAACCTCCAAGTGTTGTTGAAGCAATAAAAAAACTTTCAGAAAGTGAACTTGTCTCATATGAACGTTATGGAGATATAAACCTCACCAAAAAGGGTCTGGAAATAGCAGAGAACGTCATGCACAAACACGACATCCTTAAAAACTTTTTAAACATCCTGGGTGTGGATCTTAAAACTGCAAATGAAGAGGCCTGCTCAATGGAACATGTTCTGGATTCTGCAACTATAAACAAACTCAAAAAATTTGCTGAATTCACAAATATTTATCCTGATGCTCCAGATTTCTTTGAAGCATTCAGGTACTATGAGGAACATGGAAAACTGCCTGATGATTGA
- a CDS encoding alpha/beta fold hydrolase, with amino-acid sequence MLEPSLEYLKNFEFESGDVLEELKMEYATFGTAKRDDNGNVTNGVLFIHGSSGDYGSVKRFKPIMGPGKAIDTDRYFIICTSSLGSGGSSKPSNSGFGPDFPKYTVKDMAHAQYRLLNEKLNIKHLKGVVGTSMGGFLSLEWAIRHPDFMDFIIPIVTGPSVRGRNLAMSVLCNSMIENHPDYQHGRYSHNPKDVLENVSKLEFLFVFADSYYHKEFSDDEELLLAFNEQGVEGGKVDANDVVWRNHAAISYNLEPELSKIRAKTLIIGIKGDNFFPPELDAIPLSKAIADSELFLYRSRLGHLGINEVEKMETPIERFLSQF; translated from the coding sequence ATGTTAGAACCCTCACTTGAATACCTGAAAAACTTTGAATTTGAATCTGGAGATGTTTTAGAAGAATTGAAGATGGAGTATGCAACATTTGGAACTGCCAAAAGGGATGATAATGGCAACGTAACAAATGGAGTGCTCTTCATTCATGGATCCTCTGGTGACTACGGATCCGTGAAACGTTTCAAACCTATCATGGGGCCCGGGAAGGCCATTGACACTGACAGGTACTTCATAATCTGCACAAGTTCCCTGGGATCTGGAGGATCGTCCAAACCATCAAATTCCGGTTTTGGTCCTGATTTTCCAAAATACACAGTGAAAGACATGGCACACGCCCAGTACCGCCTTTTAAATGAAAAGTTAAACATCAAACATCTTAAGGGTGTTGTTGGCACATCCATGGGAGGTTTTCTGAGTCTGGAATGGGCTATTAGGCATCCAGATTTTATGGATTTTATCATCCCCATTGTAACAGGCCCATCTGTTAGGGGTAGGAACCTTGCAATGTCCGTACTCTGCAACTCAATGATAGAGAACCATCCAGATTATCAACACGGCAGGTACAGCCACAACCCTAAAGATGTCCTTGAAAATGTTAGCAAGCTGGAGTTTTTATTTGTCTTTGCAGATTCGTACTACCACAAGGAGTTCAGTGATGATGAGGAACTGCTCCTTGCTTTTAATGAGCAGGGTGTTGAAGGTGGAAAAGTGGATGCCAACGATGTTGTGTGGAGAAACCATGCTGCAATATCCTACAACCTGGAACCAGAGTTATCCAAGATCAGGGCAAAAACCCTGATCATTGGCATTAAAGGGGATAACTTCTTCCCACCAGAACTGGATGCCATTCCACTTTCAAAAGCTATAGCTGATTCTGAACTGTTTTTGTATAGATCTAGGCTGGGACATCTTGGTATCAATGAAGTTGAAAAAATGGAAACCCCAATTGAAAGATTTTTATCCCAGTTTTAG
- a CDS encoding HIT family protein, protein MNSHTINMGCRYCKILEKENFGDLLLETRHWIVFLAPNQSLVGTCVVALNRHLEGLSGLEMEEWEDFAPLVKRMEHALKCAFHATMFNWGCLMNASYLKDPPEPHLHWHLIPRYNHEVKVNGVIFEDVYFGHMKPQPPKNISLKTRKMISEKIKENL, encoded by the coding sequence ATGAATTCACATACTATAAACATGGGATGTCGTTACTGTAAAATTTTGGAAAAAGAGAACTTTGGGGATCTCCTTTTAGAAACCCGTCACTGGATAGTTTTTCTAGCACCCAACCAGAGCCTCGTTGGAACCTGTGTCGTTGCATTGAATAGACATCTGGAGGGTCTATCAGGTCTTGAAATGGAAGAATGGGAGGATTTTGCACCTCTGGTAAAAAGGATGGAACATGCCTTGAAGTGTGCCTTCCACGCCACCATGTTCAACTGGGGCTGTTTGATGAACGCATCTTATCTGAAGGATCCCCCTGAACCACACCTTCACTGGCATTTAATACCCCGCTACAACCATGAAGTTAAGGTAAATGGTGTAATATTTGAGGATGTGTACTTCGGCCATATGAAACCCCAACCCCCTAAGAACATATCCCTCAAAACCAGGAAAATGATTTCAGAGAAAATAAAGGAAAACCTTTGA
- a CDS encoding ZIP family metal transporter produces MSGIWGLFAGSALIIGAVAGYFFKIPQRIIAAIMAFGAGVLMSAVSFELLNEAYTVGGVYNVILGFLLGASIFTAANVYLARSGAKHRKRSGKKMLSGNGSESSGPAIAVGSIIDGIPESIAIGLTMIEGGVVSTATVVAIFLSNIPEGLSSSAGLKTIGWNATRVFLLWIGVTICTGFSSLAGYTIFGQFDPAIISIVLSLSAGGILAMLVDTMIPEAFSETHNLAGMITVMGFIISFILSKLG; encoded by the coding sequence ATGTCAGGAATTTGGGGTTTGTTTGCAGGCTCAGCTTTGATCATTGGTGCTGTTGCAGGGTACTTCTTTAAAATTCCACAACGTATCATAGCAGCCATAATGGCCTTTGGTGCAGGCGTTCTAATGTCTGCAGTTTCATTCGAACTTCTCAATGAAGCTTACACCGTTGGAGGAGTTTACAACGTTATCCTGGGATTTCTGCTTGGAGCAAGCATATTCACGGCTGCAAACGTTTACCTCGCACGAAGTGGTGCCAAGCATCGTAAACGTTCAGGCAAAAAAATGTTATCTGGAAACGGTTCTGAAAGCAGCGGCCCTGCAATTGCAGTAGGTTCAATAATCGATGGAATACCTGAATCCATTGCAATAGGGCTCACCATGATCGAGGGAGGTGTTGTGAGCACTGCAACGGTTGTTGCAATTTTCCTCTCCAACATACCAGAGGGCCTTTCAAGTTCTGCAGGACTCAAAACAATTGGATGGAATGCAACACGGGTATTTCTCCTCTGGATTGGAGTGACCATATGTACAGGTTTTTCATCCCTTGCAGGTTACACAATATTCGGACAGTTCGATCCTGCAATTATATCCATTGTTTTATCACTTTCAGCAGGTGGTATCCTTGCAATGCTCGTTGACACCATGATACCCGAAGCCTTTTCAGAAACACACAACCTTGCAGGCATGATAACAGTAATGGGTTTCATAATTTCATTCATTCTATCTAAGTTAGGTTGA
- a CDS encoding FHA domain-containing protein, producing MKSHIRTLLIYILLLITLLILISSLIYNLSQNPLKSFFYAVVTAFIISFILIYIQRMLKSKTKMEENTILIKPHLPIAKLILPNENVVAIKGYVHVLGREDFLGFVPPEKLLFIGKSQFKLSKFDDGVYIEDKESKNGTKVNGREIRGMGKIKLENGDEICIAGFLKLQYLIEKL from the coding sequence ATGAAATCCCACATACGGACCCTACTAATATACATACTGCTTTTAATTACTTTGTTGATACTGATAAGCAGTTTAATCTACAACTTATCCCAAAACCCCCTTAAAAGCTTTTTTTATGCAGTTGTAACTGCATTTATAATAAGTTTTATTTTAATATACATTCAAAGGATGTTAAAATCAAAAACAAAAATGGAAGAAAACACCATACTAATAAAACCCCATCTTCCAATTGCAAAACTTATTTTACCCAATGAAAATGTGGTGGCAATAAAAGGCTATGTACATGTACTTGGAAGGGAAGATTTTCTGGGTTTTGTTCCACCTGAAAAACTTCTATTTATAGGTAAAAGCCAGTTCAAGCTCTCAAAATTTGATGATGGAGTTTATATTGAGGATAAGGAAAGTAAAAATGGAACAAAAGTAAACGGACGTGAAATAAGGGGCATGGGAAAAATAAAACTGGAAAATGGGGATGAAATATGTATTGCAGGGTTTTTGAAACTCCAGTACTTAATAGAAAAGTTATGA
- the nucS gene encoding endonuclease NucS, which translates to MKFLSEKNPDIHRTYEIINEGISKRAFVVLMACCKVLYQGRAKSRLGSGDRFIIIKPDGSFMVHQDRNLEPVNWQPPKSNCKASLENGILQITGSRRNPPESLEVEIHCTYMASYFIGEDSKELEIAGYEENMREMVFESPELIEEGFRPTSREYQTENGFIDILGKDKNGALMVLELKSRRAGVNAVKQLKKYLDCFTDHKEFVRGVLVAPSVTDDAMELLKEYQLEFKELHPPMELGGGKNLTLDFFSSS; encoded by the coding sequence ATGAAATTTTTATCAGAGAAAAATCCAGATATACACCGCACATATGAGATCATAAATGAGGGAATATCAAAACGAGCTTTTGTAGTTCTGATGGCTTGTTGCAAGGTTTTATATCAGGGCAGGGCCAAGAGCCGTCTGGGATCCGGTGACAGGTTCATCATAATCAAACCAGACGGATCCTTCATGGTCCATCAGGACAGAAACCTGGAACCTGTAAACTGGCAGCCCCCCAAATCCAACTGCAAGGCCAGTCTAGAAAACGGCATCCTTCAGATCACAGGTTCAAGAAGAAACCCTCCTGAAAGTCTGGAAGTGGAGATCCACTGCACCTACATGGCATCCTACTTCATTGGAGAAGATTCCAAGGAACTTGAAATTGCAGGCTATGAGGAGAACATGAGGGAAATGGTTTTTGAAAGCCCAGAACTCATTGAAGAGGGTTTCAGACCAACAAGCAGGGAGTATCAGACAGAAAACGGTTTCATAGACATACTTGGAAAGGATAAAAATGGTGCATTAATGGTTCTTGAACTTAAAAGCCGACGTGCAGGTGTTAACGCAGTGAAACAGCTGAAAAAATACCTTGACTGTTTCACGGATCACAAGGAATTCGTCAGGGGGGTACTGGTTGCACCATCGGTAACAGATGATGCAATGGAATTATTAAAAGAATACCAACTTGAATTCAAGGAGTTACATCCTCCAATGGAACTTGGTGGAGGTAAAAATTTGACACTGGACTTTTTCAGCTCCAGTTAA